A section of the Stenotrophomonas sp. 364 genome encodes:
- the phoU gene encoding phosphate signaling complex protein PhoU, translated as MSIPNDHIVKSYDEEQQRLVAEIVRMGEMAVAQLEASMDVIEKRDENAAQRIIANDEAIDGLEQQISHDVMRLALRGPMARDLREILAGLRIPADIERIGDYAANVAKRSIALSKVPPLPQIQGLRSLGRLAAQQVRRAIEAYRDNDAAAALALRDDDARLDAQYTALFRELLTYMMEDPRNITPCTHLLFMAKNLERVGDHATNIAENVWFLVHGEQVLPPREKRDETSSTDHV; from the coding sequence ATGAGCATTCCCAACGACCATATCGTCAAGAGCTACGACGAAGAGCAGCAGCGGCTGGTGGCCGAGATCGTGCGCATGGGCGAGATGGCGGTCGCCCAGCTCGAGGCGTCGATGGACGTGATCGAGAAGCGCGACGAAAACGCTGCCCAGCGCATCATCGCCAACGACGAGGCGATCGACGGGCTGGAGCAGCAGATCAGCCACGACGTGATGCGTCTTGCACTGCGCGGGCCGATGGCACGCGACCTGCGCGAGATCCTGGCGGGCCTGCGCATTCCGGCCGATATCGAGCGCATCGGCGATTACGCCGCGAACGTGGCCAAGCGTTCCATCGCCCTGAGCAAGGTACCGCCGCTGCCGCAGATCCAGGGCCTGCGTTCGCTGGGCCGGCTGGCAGCCCAGCAGGTACGCCGCGCGATCGAGGCCTACCGCGACAACGATGCGGCCGCCGCGCTGGCCCTGCGCGACGACGACGCACGGCTGGACGCGCAGTACACGGCGCTGTTCCGCGAGCTGCTGACGTACATGATGGAAGACCCGCGCAACATCACCCCGTGCACGCACCTGTTGTTCATGGCCAAGAACCTGGAACGGGTGGGCGACCACGCCACCAACATCGCCGAGAACGTCTGGTTCCTGGTACACGGCGAGCAGGTCCTTCCGCCGCGCGAAAAGCGCGACGAAACCAGCAGCACCGATCACGTCTGA
- a CDS encoding putative DNA-binding domain-containing protein, translating into MTDAPARLHAQQRALTSHLRDPAHVASPAGLDARRLAVYRRLVFNNILGLLGTGFPVCVQLLGDPEWTVLVRRFVAGHRAQTPLFTELAAEFVQWLQVQPTLPHPALAELAHYEWVETALYQLDARPLPATPGLDPMHAPLQRSPLAWPLLYHWPVHRLGSDDAPPAPGDAPTGLLVRRDPDGQVRFASISPMAAQVLEQIGQQPGHTGTWHLQQLALAHGLDADALLTSGAALLHQFLGSGVIGLAAPAS; encoded by the coding sequence GTGACTGACGCCCCGGCCCGCCTGCACGCCCAGCAGCGGGCACTCACCAGCCACCTGCGCGACCCGGCACACGTTGCCTCGCCCGCCGGCCTGGATGCACGTCGGCTGGCGGTCTACCGCCGGCTGGTGTTCAACAACATCCTGGGCCTGCTAGGCACCGGTTTTCCGGTCTGCGTGCAGCTGCTTGGCGATCCCGAATGGACCGTACTGGTGCGCCGCTTCGTGGCCGGACACCGCGCGCAGACTCCGTTGTTCACCGAACTGGCCGCCGAGTTCGTGCAGTGGCTGCAGGTCCAGCCGACGCTGCCGCACCCCGCGCTGGCCGAACTGGCCCACTACGAGTGGGTGGAAACCGCGCTGTACCAGCTGGATGCCCGACCGCTGCCGGCCACGCCCGGGCTGGACCCGATGCACGCCCCATTGCAGCGTTCGCCGCTGGCGTGGCCGCTGCTGTACCACTGGCCGGTGCACCGGCTGGGCAGCGACGACGCTCCCCCCGCGCCCGGCGACGCCCCCACCGGGCTGCTGGTGCGGCGTGACCCGGACGGGCAGGTCCGGTTTGCGTCCATCAGCCCGATGGCCGCGCAGGTGCTGGAGCAGATCGGCCAGCAGCCCGGCCATACCGGCACGTGGCACCTGCAGCAGCTTGCCCTGGCCCACGGCCTGGACGCTGATGCGCTGCTCACCTCCGGCGCGGCGTTGCTGCACCAGTTCCTCGGCAGCGGCGTGATCGGCCTGGCCGCTCCCGCTTCCTGA
- the pstB gene encoding phosphate ABC transporter ATP-binding protein PstB produces the protein MNDLSNAVPMQRIVVPASHENLQTPAPIKLAARGLDFYYDKFHALKNIELEIPEKRVTALIGPSGCGKSTLLRIFNRIYALYPKMEARGEVLLDGENILSPKYPMNRLRSKVGMVFQKPVPFPMTIFENVAYGIRHHEKLSKADMAVRVEQALRQGALWDEVKDKLNQSALGLSGGQQQRLCIARAVALRPDVLLLDEPTSALDPISTSRIEQLVEELKHDYTIVIVTHNMQQAARVSDYTAFMYLGDLIEHDRTEVIFSQPNKQQTEDYITGRFG, from the coding sequence ATGAACGATCTTTCCAACGCCGTGCCGATGCAGCGCATCGTGGTCCCGGCCTCGCATGAAAACCTGCAGACCCCGGCGCCGATCAAGCTGGCCGCGCGTGGGCTGGATTTCTACTACGACAAGTTCCATGCGCTGAAGAACATCGAGCTGGAGATCCCCGAAAAGCGCGTCACTGCCCTGATCGGTCCGTCCGGCTGCGGCAAGTCCACGCTGCTGCGCATCTTCAACCGCATCTACGCGCTGTACCCCAAGATGGAAGCGCGCGGTGAGGTACTGCTGGACGGCGAGAACATCCTGTCGCCGAAGTACCCGATGAACCGCCTGCGCAGCAAGGTAGGCATGGTGTTCCAGAAGCCGGTGCCGTTCCCGATGACGATCTTCGAGAACGTGGCCTACGGCATCCGCCACCACGAGAAGCTGTCCAAGGCCGACATGGCCGTGCGCGTCGAGCAGGCGCTGCGCCAGGGCGCGCTGTGGGACGAGGTGAAGGACAAGCTCAACCAGAGCGCGCTGGGCCTGTCCGGTGGCCAGCAGCAGCGTCTGTGCATTGCCCGCGCCGTGGCCCTGCGTCCGGACGTGCTGCTGCTGGACGAGCCGACCTCGGCGCTGGACCCGATTTCCACCAGCCGCATCGAGCAGCTGGTGGAAGAGCTCAAGCACGATTACACCATCGTGATTGTGACCCACAACATGCAGCAGGCCGCGCGCGTGTCGGACTACACCGCCTTCATGTACCTGGGCGACCTGATCGAACACGACCGCACCGAAGTGATCTTCTCGCAGCCCAACAAGCAGCAGACCGAAGACTACATCACCGGCCGTTTCGGCTGA
- the pstC gene encoding phosphate ABC transporter permease subunit PstC, which produces MNAIAQPVPAPSIRDLRDARNDKLFRWVLIATVILVLVALACAALSMLWGGRHALQEQGLSFFYSSEWNPVENKFGALAPIYGTLVTALIAMVIAVPVSFGIAFFLTEVAPRWLRGPVGTAIELLAGIPSIIYGMWGLFVLVPVMTEYVTPFLNDHLGTMPIIGPLFQGPPLGIGVLTAGFVLAIMVIPFISSVMREVFLTVPTRLKESAYALGSTKWEVSWDIVLPYTRSAVIGGIFLGLGRALGETMAVAFVIGNSVRLSPSLLEPGTTIAALIANDFGEATETYRSALLLLGFVLFIVTFVVLAIARLMLMRLSRKEGN; this is translated from the coding sequence ATGAATGCCATTGCCCAGCCTGTTCCCGCACCGTCCATCCGCGACCTGCGCGACGCCCGCAACGACAAACTGTTCCGTTGGGTCCTGATCGCCACCGTCATCCTGGTACTGGTGGCCCTGGCCTGCGCCGCGCTCTCGATGCTGTGGGGCGGCCGCCATGCCCTGCAGGAGCAGGGCCTGAGCTTCTTCTATTCGTCCGAATGGAATCCGGTCGAAAACAAATTCGGCGCGCTCGCGCCCATCTACGGCACCCTGGTCACCGCGCTGATCGCGATGGTCATCGCCGTGCCGGTGAGCTTCGGCATCGCCTTCTTCCTCACCGAAGTCGCGCCGCGCTGGCTGCGTGGCCCGGTCGGCACCGCCATCGAACTGCTGGCCGGCATCCCCTCGATCATCTACGGCATGTGGGGCCTGTTCGTGCTGGTCCCGGTGATGACCGAGTACGTCACCCCGTTCCTCAACGACCACCTGGGCACGATGCCGATCATCGGCCCGCTGTTCCAGGGCCCGCCGCTGGGCATCGGCGTGCTCACCGCCGGCTTCGTGCTGGCCATCATGGTCATCCCCTTCATTTCCTCGGTGATGCGCGAAGTGTTCCTCACCGTGCCGACCCGCTTGAAGGAATCGGCCTATGCGCTGGGGTCCACCAAGTGGGAAGTCAGCTGGGACATCGTGCTGCCCTACACCCGCTCGGCGGTGATCGGCGGCATCTTCCTGGGCCTGGGCCGCGCGCTCGGCGAAACCATGGCGGTGGCCTTCGTGATCGGCAACAGCGTGCGCCTGTCGCCGTCGCTGCTGGAACCGGGCACCACCATTGCCGCACTGATCGCCAACGACTTCGGTGAAGCCACCGAAACCTACCGCTCCGCGCTGCTGCTGCTCGGCTTCGTGCTCTTCATCGTCACCTTCGTGGTGCTGGCAATCGCCCGCCTGATGCTGATGCGTCTGTCCCGCAAGGAGGGCAACTGA
- the pstA gene encoding phosphate ABC transporter permease PstA, giving the protein MSTVATHSSQPLYLRRRIVNVVALLMSCLTALFGLFFLGWILWTLASKGLAGINLDLFTKMTPPPMQEGGLANAFFGSAVMCGLAIAIGTPLGVLAGTWLAEYGNFRKAGTVVRFVNDILLSAPSIVLGLFVYTLYVMQTGGQFSAFAGALSLAFIVLPVVVRTTDEMLRLVPSQMREAALSLGIPQWKVTVQVLYRSAAAGIITGILLALARISGETAPLLFTAFGNQYWNSNVFQPMASVPVVMNQFAGSPYESWQVLAWAGALVLTVFVLLVSLSARGILLRNRISHD; this is encoded by the coding sequence ATGTCCACCGTCGCTACGCACTCTTCCCAGCCCCTGTACCTGCGCCGCCGCATCGTCAACGTGGTCGCGCTGCTGATGTCCTGCCTGACCGCGCTGTTCGGCCTGTTCTTCCTCGGCTGGATCCTGTGGACGCTGGCCTCCAAGGGCCTGGCCGGGATCAACCTGGACCTGTTCACCAAGATGACGCCGCCGCCGATGCAGGAAGGCGGCCTGGCCAATGCGTTCTTCGGCAGCGCGGTGATGTGCGGCCTGGCCATTGCCATCGGCACCCCGCTGGGTGTGCTGGCCGGTACCTGGCTGGCCGAGTACGGCAACTTCCGCAAGGCCGGCACGGTGGTCCGCTTCGTCAACGACATCCTGCTCTCGGCGCCGTCCATCGTGTTGGGCCTGTTCGTCTACACGCTGTACGTGATGCAGACCGGCGGGCAGTTCTCGGCCTTCGCCGGTGCGCTGTCGCTGGCCTTCATCGTGCTGCCGGTGGTGGTGCGCACCACCGATGAAATGCTGCGCCTGGTGCCGTCGCAGATGCGCGAAGCCGCGCTGTCGCTGGGCATCCCGCAGTGGAAGGTGACCGTGCAGGTGCTGTACCGCAGTGCCGCCGCCGGCATCATCACCGGCATCCTGCTGGCACTGGCCCGCATCTCCGGTGAAACCGCGCCGCTGCTGTTCACTGCCTTCGGCAACCAGTACTGGAACAGCAACGTGTTCCAGCCGATGGCTTCGGTCCCGGTGGTGATGAACCAGTTCGCCGGCAGCCCGTATGAATCCTGGCAGGTGCTGGCCTGGGCCGGCGCGCTGGTGCTGACTGTGTTCGTGCTGCTGGTCAGCCTCTCCGCGCGCGGCATCCTGCTGCGCAACCGTATCTCCCATGACTGA
- the pstS gene encoding phosphate ABC transporter substrate-binding protein PstS, translating into MKLHTAGLTALSLAIALGLSACKPGAEGQAAAPAADAPAAAPAAGDRLTAEISGAGASFIFPLVSKWSADYNTATGAKINYQSIGSGGGIAQIKAGTVDFGSSDKPLSSEELAQAGLGQFPSAIGGVVPVVNIDGLDAGKLRLSGALLADIFLGKVKTWNDPAIVAANPGVKLPDGKITLVHRSDGSGTTFNFSNYLSKVSPDWKSKVGEGTSVQWPDGVGGKGNEGVASYVKQIKGSIGYVELAYALQNGMPYASMQNAAGNWVQPSAETFAAAAASADWASAKDFNLVITNAPGDQAWPITATNFMLMHKQPKDAKRSKETLAFFKWAFENGQKQANELHYVPLPAELVTQIEAYWTAEFK; encoded by the coding sequence ATGAAACTGCACACGGCTGGCTTGACCGCCCTTTCCCTGGCCATCGCGCTGGGTCTTTCCGCCTGCAAGCCGGGCGCCGAAGGCCAGGCCGCTGCGCCGGCTGCCGACGCTCCCGCCGCTGCACCGGCGGCCGGCGACCGCCTGACCGCTGAAATTTCCGGTGCCGGCGCATCCTTCATCTTCCCGCTGGTGTCCAAGTGGTCGGCCGACTACAACACCGCCACCGGCGCCAAAATCAACTACCAGTCGATCGGCTCCGGCGGCGGCATCGCGCAGATCAAGGCCGGTACCGTCGACTTCGGTTCCTCCGACAAGCCGCTGAGCAGCGAAGAACTGGCCCAGGCCGGACTCGGCCAGTTCCCGTCGGCGATCGGCGGCGTGGTGCCGGTGGTCAACATCGACGGCCTCGACGCCGGCAAGCTGCGCCTCAGCGGCGCGCTGCTGGCCGACATCTTCCTCGGCAAGGTCAAGACCTGGAACGACCCGGCCATCGTTGCCGCCAACCCGGGCGTCAAGCTGCCCGACGGCAAGATCACCCTCGTCCACCGCTCCGACGGCTCGGGCACCACCTTCAACTTCTCCAACTACCTGTCCAAGGTCAGCCCGGACTGGAAGAGCAAGGTCGGCGAAGGCACCTCGGTGCAGTGGCCCGATGGCGTGGGTGGCAAGGGCAACGAAGGCGTCGCCTCGTACGTGAAGCAGATCAAGGGCTCCATCGGCTACGTCGAACTGGCCTACGCGCTGCAGAACGGGATGCCGTATGCCTCGATGCAGAACGCCGCCGGCAACTGGGTGCAGCCGAGCGCCGAAACCTTCGCCGCGGCCGCTGCCAGCGCCGACTGGGCCAGCGCCAAGGACTTCAACCTGGTCATCACCAACGCCCCGGGCGACCAGGCGTGGCCGATCACCGCCACCAACTTCATGCTGATGCACAAGCAGCCCAAGGATGCCAAGCGCAGCAAGGAAACCCTGGCGTTCTTCAAGTGGGCCTTCGAGAACGGCCAGAAGCAGGCCAACGAACTGCATTACGTGCCGCTGCCGGCCGAGCTGGTGACCCAGATCGAGGCCTACTGGACGGCCGAGTTCAAGTGA
- a CDS encoding DUF692 domain-containing protein: MPSTDPIAPGSHRSPLPAAATGLGLRRALLQTLRDAPAGDLDFLECAPENWIGVGGPAADALADLAQRYPLSCHGLSLSLGSTAPLDTHLLEQVGRFLDQHRVPLYSEHLSYCSDDGHLYDLLPIPFTDEAVHHTAARIARVQDLLGRRIAVENVSYYLAPEPAMDELAFTNAVLAEADCDLLLDVNNVYVNACNHGYDADAFIAGVPAQRIVCLHVAGHLDEAEDLKIDTHGSAVIDPVWDLLARTYARIGARPTLLERDFNFPPYPELRDELRTIRQLMAAHAGADRD; encoded by the coding sequence GTGCCAAGCACTGACCCCATCGCCCCGGGCAGCCACCGGTCGCCGCTGCCTGCGGCGGCGACCGGACTGGGCCTGCGCCGCGCACTGCTGCAGACCCTGCGCGATGCCCCGGCCGGCGACCTCGACTTCCTCGAATGCGCGCCGGAAAACTGGATCGGCGTGGGCGGCCCCGCCGCCGACGCCCTGGCCGACCTCGCCCAACGCTACCCGCTCAGCTGCCACGGCCTGTCCCTGTCGCTGGGCAGCACCGCGCCACTGGATACCCACCTGCTTGAACAGGTCGGCCGCTTCCTCGACCAGCACCGGGTACCGCTCTACAGCGAACACCTCAGCTACTGCAGCGACGATGGCCACCTCTACGACCTGCTGCCCATCCCCTTCACCGACGAAGCCGTGCACCACACCGCCGCACGCATCGCCCGCGTACAGGATCTCCTGGGCCGGCGCATCGCGGTGGAAAACGTCTCCTACTACCTCGCCCCCGAACCGGCCATGGACGAACTGGCCTTCACCAACGCCGTGCTCGCCGAAGCCGATTGCGACCTGCTGCTCGACGTCAACAACGTCTACGTCAACGCCTGCAACCACGGCTACGACGCCGACGCATTCATCGCCGGAGTGCCCGCCCAGCGCATCGTCTGCCTGCACGTGGCCGGCCACCTGGACGAGGCCGAGGACCTGAAAATCGACACCCACGGCAGCGCCGTGATCGACCCGGTCTGGGACCTGCTGGCCCGCACCTACGCGCGCATCGGTGCACGCCCCACCCTGCTCGAACGCGACTTCAACTTCCCGCCCTACCCCGAACTGCGCGACGAACTGCGCACCATCCGCCAGCTGATGGCCGCGCACGCCGGAGCCGACCGTGACTGA
- a CDS encoding DoxX family protein: MKTPYLAALRSRLDPLGPWIAPLGLRLLMAWEYFESGREKLHGSNWFGDLQQAFPFPFDQVPASVNWQLATWFELVGAACLLVGLGTRMAASSLLVLTVVATAAVHWPMHWDGLGELAMGYAITDQGFGNFKLPVLFMAMLLPLALQGAGPLSLDRLLQRCLARTPALA, translated from the coding sequence ATGAAGACACCGTACCTGGCCGCCCTGCGCAGCCGGCTGGACCCGCTCGGCCCGTGGATTGCCCCGCTGGGCCTGCGCCTGCTGATGGCCTGGGAGTATTTCGAATCCGGCCGCGAGAAACTGCACGGCAGCAACTGGTTCGGCGACCTGCAGCAGGCGTTCCCGTTTCCCTTCGACCAGGTGCCGGCCAGCGTCAACTGGCAGCTGGCCACGTGGTTCGAGCTGGTGGGCGCGGCCTGCCTGCTGGTCGGCCTGGGCACGCGCATGGCCGCCAGCAGCCTGCTGGTGTTGACCGTGGTGGCCACCGCCGCCGTGCATTGGCCCATGCACTGGGACGGGCTGGGCGAGCTGGCGATGGGCTATGCCATCACCGACCAGGGCTTTGGCAACTTCAAGCTGCCGGTGCTGTTCATGGCCATGCTGCTGCCGCTGGCCCTGCAGGGGGCCGGCCCATTGAGCCTGGACCGCCTGCTCCAGCGTTGCCTGGCGCGCACGCCTGCACTGGCCTGA